A part of Arachis hypogaea cultivar Tifrunner chromosome 12, arahy.Tifrunner.gnm2.J5K5, whole genome shotgun sequence genomic DNA contains:
- the LOC112728051 gene encoding inosine-5'-monophosphate dehydrogenase has product MDFTPPPIEDGFTAEKLFNQGFSYTYDDVIFLPHYIDFPAEAVDLSSRISRNVPLSVPFVASPMDTVSESAMAAAMASLGAIAIIHSNISPATQAAVIRSAKSRRVPILSHPVFLPPSAYIDSPDDFADSPFILVTESGNSKSKLLGYVSKEDYMNQSDKSLKVRDYMAPSTPITVPWSHDLKEIDKVLEEKKANFVGLVKDNEVVDVVTKDDVEKVKGYPKLAGPGSLGADGEWMVGAAIGTREQDKERLEHLVKAGVNVVILDSSQGNSSYQLEMIKYVKKVYPELDVVGGNVVTMYQAENLIQAGVDGLRVGMGSGSICTTQEVCAVGRGQATAVYKVASIAYKSGVPVIADGGISNSGHIVKALSLGASTVMMGSFLAGSNEAPGAYEYQNGQRVKKYRGMGSLEAMTKGSDQRYLGDTAKLKIAQGVVGAVKDKGSVLKFLPYTMQAVKQGFQDIGANSLQSAHDLLRSKVLRLEVRTGAAQVEGGIHGLVSYEKKYF; this is encoded by the exons ATGGACTTCACTCCGCCGCCGATCGAAGACGGTTTCACGGCGGAGAAGCTATTCAACCAGGGCTTCTCCTACACCTACGACGACGTCATCTTCCTCCCTCACTACATCGACTTTCCGGCGGAGGCCGTCGATCTCTCCTCCCGCATCTCCCGCAACGTCCCTCTCTCTGTCCCATTCGTTGCTTCTCCAATGGACACCGTTTCGGAGTCCGCCATGGCCGCTGCCATGGCCTCTCTCGGCGCCATCGCTATTATCCACTCCAACATCTCCCCCGCCACTCAGGCCGCCGTCATCCGCTCCGCCAAGTCCCGCCGCGTTCCCATCCTCTCTCACCCGGTCTTCCTCCCTCCCTCAGCTTACATTGACTCCCCGGACGACTTCGCCGATTCTCCCTTCATCCTTGTCACAGAGTCTGGCAACTCTAAGTCCAAGCTACTTGGCTACGTGTCAAAAGAAGACTACATGAATCAAAGCGACAAGAGCTTGAAAGTCCGCGATTACATGGCTCCCTCGACACCTATTACGGTGCCCTGGAGCCATGACTTGAAG GAAATTGACAAGGTCTTGGAGGAGAAGAAGGCGAATTTCGTTGGGCTGGTGAAGGACAACGAGGTGGTTGATGTGGTTACCAAGGATGATGTTGAGAAGGTTAAAGGGTACCCAAAGCTGGCAGGGCCAGGGTCGTTGGGTGCCGACGGGGAATGGATGGTTGGGGCAGCAATAGGGACGAGGGAGCAAGACAAGGAGAGGTTGGAGCACTTGGTGAAGGCTGGGGTGAATGTGGTGATTCTTGACAGCTCACAGGGTAATTCTAGTTACCAATTGGAGATGATCAAGTATGTGAAGAAGGTGTACCCGGAACTGGATGTGGTTGGTGGGAACGTGGTCACTATGTACCAGGCTGAGAATCTGATCCAAGCTGGTGTTGATGGATTGAGGGTTGGTATGGGGTCTGGTTCAATTTGCACCACACAAGAGGTTTGTGCAGTTGGGCGTGGTCAG GCAACTGCAGTTTACAAGGTTGCATCTATTGCGTATAAAAGCGGTGTTCCTGTGATTGCCGATGGTGGCATCTCAAACTCTGGGCATATTGTCAAGGCTTTGTCATTGGGAGCATCAACAGTTATGATGGGAAGCTTCTTAGCTGGTAGCAACGAGGCTCCTGGAGCTTATGAATATCAG AATGGTCAACGAGTCAAGAAGTATAGAGGAATGGGTTCACTAGAAGCTATGACTAAAGGAAGTGATCAAAGATATTTGGGTGACACTGCAAAACTAAAAATTGCTCAGGGGGTTGTTGGAGCTGTTAAAGATAAGGGTTCTGTTTTGAAGTTCCTACCATACACCATGCAAGCTGTCAAGCAAGGGTTTCAAGATATCGGTGCCAACTCTCTGCAGTCTGCTCATGACCTCCTCAGATCCAAGGTGTTAAGGCTAGAG GTCCGGACTGGAGCAGCGCAGGTTGAAGGTGGAATCCATGGTCTGGTTTCTTATGAAAAGAAATACTTTTGA